The Saccharopolyspora gloriosae genome has a segment encoding these proteins:
- a CDS encoding TetR/AcrR family transcriptional regulator has protein sequence MGRPKSPQLTPDRIREHALVIIDTHGLEALSMRKLAEALGVRAASLYNHVATKEALLHDVANDVMATVDTTGFSTDWRTGLVRWARSYRAALAAHPNLVPFMASGPARRETSLSRADAVHGGLTSAGWPPRYATMIGASTKYLVVGSAMGSFAGGFVDDAGIYDERFPHLRNAHLLREHAAEIDDDSFELALRALVDGLQAQFEQVTESSAEHAEGRQADSGG, from the coding sequence ATGGGCAGGCCGAAGAGCCCTCAGCTCACACCGGATCGCATCCGCGAACACGCCTTGGTGATCATCGACACGCACGGCCTGGAAGCGCTGTCCATGCGCAAACTCGCCGAAGCGCTCGGTGTTCGCGCCGCGTCGCTGTACAACCACGTCGCGACGAAAGAGGCCCTGCTGCACGACGTCGCCAACGACGTGATGGCCACCGTCGACACCACCGGCTTCAGCACCGACTGGCGCACCGGCCTGGTCCGCTGGGCGCGCTCCTACCGCGCCGCGCTGGCCGCGCACCCGAACCTGGTGCCGTTCATGGCCTCCGGACCCGCCCGCCGCGAGACCTCGCTGAGCCGCGCCGACGCCGTGCACGGCGGCCTGACCAGCGCGGGCTGGCCGCCCCGGTACGCCACGATGATCGGAGCCTCCACCAAGTACCTGGTGGTCGGTTCCGCGATGGGCTCGTTCGCAGGCGGTTTCGTCGACGACGCCGGGATCTACGACGAACGGTTCCCGCACCTGCGCAACGCCCACCTGCTGCGCGAACACGCCGCGGAGATCGACGACGACAGCTTCGAACTCGCACTGCGAGCACTGGTGGACGGCCTGCAAGCGCAGTTCGAGCAGGTCACGGAATCGTCCGCGGAGCACGCCGAGGGCCGGCAGGCCGACTCCGGAGGGTGA